The following proteins come from a genomic window of Yinghuangia sp. ASG 101:
- a CDS encoding helix-turn-helix domain-containing protein: MAVEPTYARRELGAALKRLRERAKLTQVRVADTCKWSQAKVVRMEAGNVALTPHDLDLLAEQYGASAEERKQLVLMMDRTEEGQWWQPFNVTTSMDEFLSHESRAIRIRTSNFGCWPGLLQSHAYAQAIFAGSPHVPDPDEAEAVIDLRMRRARILESGVELQAVVSEALLVSPIGGTDVHRRQLSHVLELTERPSITVQAVPLSNETVVTVGGLIIFEFGAQTTSVAYGEHAVGLSSYQDRLTVRRYSREFEHLKAHAWSHEETRAQLKTRISNL; this comes from the coding sequence ATGGCCGTTGAACCCACATATGCTCGGCGGGAGTTGGGTGCCGCTCTGAAGCGGTTAAGAGAGCGCGCGAAGCTCACCCAGGTACGTGTCGCGGACACGTGCAAGTGGAGTCAGGCAAAGGTCGTCCGCATGGAGGCCGGAAACGTCGCGCTCACGCCTCATGACTTGGATCTCCTGGCCGAGCAGTACGGAGCGTCGGCAGAAGAACGTAAGCAATTGGTGCTCATGATGGATCGCACCGAAGAGGGGCAGTGGTGGCAGCCCTTCAACGTGACGACGTCCATGGATGAGTTCCTGTCGCACGAGTCTCGCGCGATTCGCATCCGCACCAGCAACTTTGGATGTTGGCCGGGGCTCTTGCAGTCGCATGCCTACGCTCAAGCGATCTTCGCCGGTTCGCCGCATGTTCCCGACCCGGACGAAGCCGAAGCCGTCATCGACCTGCGCATGCGTCGAGCAAGAATCCTCGAAAGCGGTGTTGAGCTACAGGCGGTCGTCAGCGAAGCGCTTTTGGTCTCCCCCATCGGAGGAACAGACGTACACCGCCGACAGCTCTCGCACGTCCTTGAATTGACCGAGCGACCCAGCATCACAGTGCAGGCCGTACCACTGTCGAACGAAACGGTCGTCACTGTCGGTGGCTTGATCATTTTTGAGTTCGGGGCACAGACCACAAGCGTGGCCTACGGTGAACACGCAGTAGGGCTCAGCTCCTACCAGGACCGTCTGACCGTGCGGCGCTACTCACGAGAATTCGAACACCTGAAGGCTCATGCGTGGTCACATGAGGAAACCCGAGCCCAACTCAAGACGAGGATCAGCAACCTGTGA
- a CDS encoding DUF397 domain-containing protein, protein MSIRNPIWRKSSYSNQSTEGDCVEVAPLAATTGVRDSKHPRRGHLEVSPESWTALLQTLKLCGAAAGPRCGAKGA, encoded by the coding sequence GTGAGCATCCGGAACCCCATATGGCGCAAGTCTTCGTACTCGAACCAGAGCACTGAAGGGGATTGCGTCGAGGTTGCTCCCCTCGCCGCCACCACGGGAGTCCGCGACTCAAAGCACCCCCGACGCGGCCACCTGGAGGTCTCCCCCGAATCGTGGACCGCCCTCTTGCAAACCCTCAAGCTCTGCGGTGCAGCAGCCGGTCCGCGATGCGGTGCAAAGGGAGCGTGA
- a CDS encoding phosphotransferase family protein, whose protein sequence is MSSDTRGDEQDSGQRRFLRRVLADAAAHFDVRVDAQAEVGEVFSWRDRTLGCRVLEDADGVQVWRWLRVTFEHFDWAFGKFWTGNVDANALTGIPKPRVLRWYEWDEETGRNRAELMTYVGEAACSPTAEARTFPDTLTPPWWASLHTTLDRIARHQTDRIVRSRDEVERTLRTFFGDWAPAPTRWTTCHGDLHWANLTTATPMLLDWEHWGQAPAGYDAAHLFCHSLAVPDLAETVGRQFADTLDTPDGRASQLLVIAGMLRRIDNGDYPDLTLPLHRIADRLLHRRA, encoded by the coding sequence GTGAGCAGCGACACCCGAGGGGACGAACAGGACAGCGGCCAGCGCCGGTTCCTGCGCCGTGTTCTCGCTGACGCCGCAGCGCACTTCGACGTGCGGGTCGACGCGCAGGCGGAAGTTGGTGAGGTGTTTAGCTGGCGGGACCGGACGCTGGGCTGCCGAGTCCTGGAGGACGCGGACGGCGTTCAGGTCTGGCGGTGGCTCCGGGTGACGTTCGAGCATTTCGACTGGGCGTTCGGGAAGTTCTGGACCGGCAACGTGGACGCCAACGCGTTGACGGGCATCCCCAAGCCGCGTGTGCTCCGCTGGTACGAGTGGGACGAGGAAACCGGCCGCAACCGCGCGGAGTTGATGACGTACGTCGGCGAGGCCGCGTGCTCACCTACCGCCGAGGCGCGCACGTTCCCGGACACGCTGACGCCGCCATGGTGGGCAAGCCTGCACACCACGCTCGACCGCATCGCCCGGCACCAAACCGACCGGATCGTACGCAGCCGTGACGAAGTTGAACGCACACTCCGTACCTTCTTCGGCGACTGGGCACCAGCCCCGACCCGCTGGACCACCTGCCACGGCGACCTGCACTGGGCCAACCTGACCACGGCGACGCCCATGCTGCTCGACTGGGAGCACTGGGGCCAGGCCCCGGCCGGGTACGACGCGGCTCACCTGTTCTGCCACAGCCTCGCTGTCCCCGACCTCGCCGAGACGGTCGGTCGCCAGTTCGCCGACACCCTCGACACCCCAGACGGGCGAGCGAGCCAACTCCTCGTCATCGCCGGAATGCTCCGCCGCATCGACAACGGAGACTATCCCGATCTCACGCTCCCTTTGCACCGCATCGCGGACCGGCTGCTGCACCGCAGAGCTTGA
- a CDS encoding radical SAM protein — MSTTLPRPATFLWLELTGKCQLECGHCYADSSPAGTHGLMTYQDWVRVLDDAVAVGVTMVQFIGGEPALHPHFDALLIKALASRLDVEVFTNLVHVRSHLWDLFARPGVRLATSYYSDSADEHEAITGRRGSHARTRANIAEAVRRGIPVRAGIIDLGDGQRYAEAVRELTSLGVTEIGVDRLRQVGRGVRAAEPNVDQLCGRCGDGVLAVLPDGSVTPCVFSRWMPVGNVTEAGLPAITVGERLREVTRELDTAFAARARQAPPCPPACAPPDPYTPRCNPRKPVPCGPECAPGQQCNPRCGPACSPACNPQCGPRSGPCRPRGGCQPNYR, encoded by the coding sequence CACCACGCTGCCGCGCCCCGCGACGTTTTTGTGGTTGGAACTCACGGGCAAGTGCCAGCTGGAATGCGGTCATTGCTATGCCGATTCCTCGCCTGCCGGCACGCACGGTTTGATGACGTACCAGGACTGGGTGCGCGTCCTCGACGACGCAGTCGCAGTGGGGGTGACGATGGTGCAATTCATAGGCGGGGAGCCGGCCCTCCACCCGCATTTCGACGCTCTGCTCATCAAGGCGCTCGCCTCGCGCCTGGACGTCGAGGTGTTCACCAACCTCGTCCACGTTCGCAGCCACTTGTGGGACCTGTTCGCGCGCCCCGGCGTCCGACTGGCGACCAGCTATTACTCCGACTCGGCGGATGAGCACGAGGCGATCACCGGCCGACGCGGCAGCCACGCGCGGACCCGCGCGAACATCGCCGAAGCCGTCCGGCGCGGCATCCCGGTCCGGGCCGGGATCATCGATCTTGGCGACGGTCAAAGGTACGCCGAAGCCGTGCGTGAACTGACCTCGCTCGGGGTGACCGAGATCGGCGTGGACCGGCTGCGCCAGGTCGGTCGCGGCGTCCGCGCGGCGGAACCGAACGTGGACCAGTTGTGTGGTCGGTGCGGCGACGGCGTCCTGGCCGTCCTGCCGGACGGTAGCGTGACGCCGTGTGTGTTCTCGCGGTGGATGCCAGTCGGCAATGTCACCGAGGCCGGACTGCCCGCGATCACGGTCGGCGAACGACTTCGCGAGGTGACGCGGGAACTCGACACGGCATTCGCGGCCCGCGCGCGACAAGCGCCGCCGTGCCCACCTGCCTGCGCGCCACCGGACCCGTACACACCAAGGTGCAATCCGCGCAAACCCGTTCCGTGCGGCCCGGAGTGCGCTCCCGGCCAACAGTGCAACCCTCGGTGCGGCCCCGCATGCAGCCCGGCCTGCAATCCGCAGTGCGGCCCTCGCAGCGGACCGTGCCGACCGCGCGGCGGCTGCCAGCCGAACTACCGGTGA